DNA from Granulicella cerasi:
AGTAGTCGGTTCGTTGGTCGGCACGGAGGGCGAGGTGGTAATAGAGCGATTGCGCAGCCTTGCGCAGTAAGCCCGAGTCGCGGGCATCGCGAAGAATATCGAGTGTCGTCAGTTGTTTTCTCATCCTGGCTCCTTATGGTGGTCAATACTTCGTCGCTGTCCGGTGGTCAGTTTATGCAGCGAAAAATATTTCCCTCACTAAGGCATTCCGTAGTCGAAATTTCCAGACTGGCTATGTTCCTCGGAAATTTTGCGCGTGTGGATCGCTTCCGAGGAAAAAAATTTCCGAATTTCGGAAAAAACACCCCGCCGTATCAGCCTTAACAGCCTTTTCAGCTTTCATCAGCCCTTAAGGGACCTATAAGGGACCTTAATCAGAGAGTGACAGCGCTTCACGCGCTTTTGAAAAAACTGACAAAAGCAACAACAAAGACGGCTCCTGTACTACGGTCGCTTATCGCTCCCTACGCACAAGAGCAGAGACAGCAACGGGCAATCCGGTCGCTGGTCGCTCCCTCCCGCCCTCCTCGCCTGTCCATACTCCGCCGACTCAGCCCCGCAGGGAGAACCCTCCAGCGGGCCCGCCCGACCCGCCCCGCCCCGCCCCATCAGCGAACCCGACCGTAGTTACTTATCTTCAACATTCGAACTCCGACTACCGATCCCCTAGGTAGAGGAGATAACACTGTGCACTCTCATCCACTCATCCCGCCCGGCATGAAGACCTCGATCAAGCGCCGCCGTATCCAACCCTCGCCTCTGGCAGACATCACGCCAGACCGCCTAAGCGTAGCCGACCTCACAACCATCGAGGATCTCATCAGCGGCACGCTACAAGACCCGCTGACACCGATATCCGTCTGGCTGCCCCTCAACGAGCTGATGACACGCGTGAGTACGGAGCGCTGTCACCGCGAGCAAGGCGGTCTCCGATGAACCAGGCCGCCAAGCGTCGCAAGCGCACCACATGGCGCGATGTACCAGACGCCCGCCATCGCTCTTTTCCTGCCTGGCCACAGCCGGAGTCGCTACATCCCTCTGCCCAGACGATCGAAGACGCCGCCGATGGAGATGCACATGCCCGGGCGATAGTCGCAGCCTACCAACACCTGCCCCTCAACCCGGTGCTTGCCGGAGGTGCGCGATGAAGACTCTGCTGCGCACGATCGATCACGTCCGCAACAAGCCGGACCCGAAAAAGCTCCCGAAATTAGATACGTCTCGGAAAATCGCCAACGCGCTGAAGATTAATGACGACTTGCTTTGTCGCCGCGCCCTTGAACAAGCCCAAGCAGAGACCGGCGCACCGTATGACCTCTTCGGTCGGTCACTCAAGCGCAAGCATATGGTCGCGATGATATCTGCGCTCTATCCGGCTGCGCTCTCAGACGGAGACCGCGAGATGCTCAACGCCTACCTGTGGCCTGATGGCGGAACGCACTACGCCGACGAGCTCCTGAGAGGAGGTGCTCGATGAACACACTACCCACCGCTCTGCCAGCACTGCTCTCGACGCTTACCGCTCGCCTCACACGAGGCATGCAGACTGATGATCGCCTTCGGACGCGCCGGACTATAGGCAAACTGGCTGTCCACTTTTTCCCGTTCGTGAGCGAGCTCGGTAGGTTGGCCGCGAAGGCGAAAGTCTCACTCCTGGAGATGCACTGCGCGGATGAGGAGCTGGCTAGCCGATGCTTGGATGCCTGCCGCAACGCGGACGAAGACGCGCTGAAAGCACAAGAGCTACTCGACATGATTCCGGAACTCAAGGTTCAGGTCGATGCCCTGATCGCGTCGATGGAGGCCAAGCCATGAGCGAGCACACTGAGCAAAACGCAATCGCACTTTCCGCGTGCCGCACCACAGCTGTATCAGAGGCACGGCGACGAGGACTCAGCGCAGAGGACGCAGAGGATGTGGCTCAGGACGTTGTTATCCGTCTGCTCGGCGTCCTCAACCGGGGTGCGGAGATTCGCTCGGTCAAGGCATGGACGATTACAGCCACACGCCGCCTCATCATTGACCTACATCGCCAGCAGTCTTCATCGAGGCACGGAGCTGGATTACTGGAGTCGCTGGATGCTCTCGATGATGATTGGGACGATTTTCGTCTATGTAAATAGAGGGTCAAACGCGCACACCTTGCAGCGGGTCGCAGCAGATCGCCCGATCAGCTCCCCGCTGCTCCCTCGCCAGACAGAGAGGACATTAACATGAGCAATATTTTCGAGCAGATCGGCCACGGCGTTGAGGTCGCGGCCAAGGACGTGGCACACGTCGCGGTCGAAGTAGTGGACTTCTTGCCGCACGCGCTGAAACTCCTGGATGACGCCATTGCGCATGAGGCGGAGGTGAAGACTCTAGTGGTTGATCTCGTCAAGCAGGCGACAGCGGTACTGACCGCTGGCACGGTGGCGGTAACAGACAAGGGCGTAGACCTCACCGCTGATGCGGCTACTCTGGCTGCTGCTGAAGGATTCTTCGCATACTTCAGGGGCACATTCTTGCCTGCGGCAGAAGCGCTCTACGCTCAATTGGAAGCGGACGTAGACGGTGCCAGCGCGAGCTAAGCGCGGGTGCCTACATCCTGGGTGCTCGGCACTCGTGGATAGCGGTCATTGCGACGACCATGCTGAGCGCCGCAGAGATCGCGACCGATGGCGTGGATCAGCCACTCAGCGTGGGTACGACAGCGGTTGGAAATGGATACGGCTCGTCGCTCTGAGGCGGGACAAATACCTCTGTCAACACTGTCTACGCGATGGACGAGTGACACCTGCACTCGACGTGGATCACATCGTACCGATTGCATCAGCTCCACAGCTACGACTGACCTTGAGCAACCTGCAAAGCCTCTGTAGACCCTGTCATAGAGCAAAGACGGTCAGAAGTGAACACCAGCAGCAGAAAACAAGCTCTGCCAATGAAACAGAGCCTCACCTCAATAGATCGGCACAAAGCGAGAGCGGATAGAGGTGAAGAGCGATCCACCGTACAACGGCTAAGCTGATGCTGCCTCCGAGGATAAAAATCAGAATCCAGAACGCCCAGCGAAACCGAGTTTCTCCTCTACGTACTTTCTTCCAAGCCTTATCGAGTATGACAGCGGTTCTATTCAGCACAGTGAGAACACATGCATTTACCTCGTGAAACATCTGCTTTGTATGGGAGGCATGCTCGACTAGTTCATCAAGCGCCTCTACGAGCACCCTCGACTCAGGCTTTTGCATATCGAGGCGAAGTCGAATCCGATAACCAAGAGTGTTCAGTTTCATCACAAGTTCGCTAGATGTTGGGGTTAATGACATCCCTGCGCCGAGCGCTGCTCTAGCTCGCATGTTCTCGTTGTAAAGGCCAACAGATAGCGAGCAATACTCTGATACATCATTCCGCAGAGCATCGATCCACTGTTGTCGGAATTCAGAGACCTTCGCATCTTTCGCGACCACCGCCGCGAGCGTACCTGCGCTAGCGGCAATGACACCCACAAGAATCGATCCACTCGTCATGCATTGAGTTTAGGCGGATCGAGTCCGCGCGGACAGCACAAAAACAACCTCAGTAGTGAAGCGGGTTTCATCGACACATCTCACCCGTAAGTGCTTAAGGGGATAGGGGGCATTGCTTTGTCCGGCCTCGACGGATCGGAGACCCAGCCCTGGTCGTCTTTTCACGACCGCGAAATGAAGAGTCGGGGTTATCGAGCGAAAGAAGTTGAAAGATGGCCGGAAGAAAACCCAAACCGACAATTATCAAGCAACTATCAGGGAACCCCGGAAAACGCAGATTGAACAAGTCCGAACCCTCATTCTCCGCTGGTGCCACCTGCCCGAAGCATCTGGATAAGGTCGCTAAAGCCGAATGGAAACGAATAGCGGCTGACCTCACCACATCAGGTCTGCTGACCTCCGTTGACCGCTCAGCACTCGCCGCGTACTGCGTTGCATTTTCGCGCTGGATCAAAGCTGAGGAGCTTCTTGAACGCGAAGGCCTAGTCATCGTCTCTCCGAAGAGTGGCTACGCGATGCCGCACCCTGCGGTCTCCATCTCAAACACCGCGATGACCTTGATGCACAAATTCGCATCGGAGTTCGGTTTCACGCCTTCCTCACGCTCTCGCATAAACGTCGCGGCTCCCACCAAGACAAAGGCAGACCCTTTGGACGCATTTTTCGACCTGAACACCAACGATGATGAAGGACTACGCCAATGACGCCACACGCTATTGTGAGCGAGTCGCGTCAGGAGATATCGTCGCTTCAAAGTGGATCAAACTAGCCGCGCAGCGTCATCTTGATGACCTCAAGCGCACCGGCTCACGCTGGCATTACGACTATGTACAGGTCAACCGCGCTTGTTCATTCATCGAAAGCCTCACGCTTGAATCTGGACAACGATTCACACTGTCCGACTGGCAAATCTGGCTCACCGCCTCGCTGATGGGTTGGGTGGATGCAGACGGTCTACGCAAGCATATCGAAGCCTACGTTGTCGTGGCGAAGGGAAACGGTAAATCGCCATGGGCGGCGGCGATGTCGCTGCTCTTTGCGTTTGGTCTCG
Protein-coding regions in this window:
- a CDS encoding RNA polymerase sigma factor, with the protein product MSEHTEQNAIALSACRTTAVSEARRRGLSAEDAEDVAQDVVIRLLGVLNRGAEIRSVKAWTITATRRLIIDLHRQQSSSRHGAGLLESLDALDDDWDDFRLCK
- a CDS encoding HNH endonuclease encodes the protein MDSGHCDDHAERRRDRDRWRGSATQRGYDSGWKWIRLVALRRDKYLCQHCLRDGRVTPALDVDHIVPIASAPQLRLTLSNLQSLCRPCHRAKTVRSEHQQQKTSSANETEPHLNRSAQSESG
- a CDS encoding phage terminase small subunit P27 family — protein: MAGRKPKPTIIKQLSGNPGKRRLNKSEPSFSAGATCPKHLDKVAKAEWKRIAADLTTSGLLTSVDRSALAAYCVAFSRWIKAEELLEREGLVIVSPKSGYAMPHPAVSISNTAMTLMHKFASEFGFTPSSRSRINVAAPTKTKADPLDAFFDLNTNDDEGLRQ